CTACGCGAAGGTCTACGAGAGCCCCGACTTCGCGCGCGACGTCGAGCAGGAGCACATGCTCGAGCGCAACAAGATCACCGCCGGCGACGCCGAGGGCGAGGGCGCCGACGAGGGTGAGGGGGCATAATGGCCCGACACGAGCTCTACGGCGAGGACGGCTCGACCGAGCGCGAGCAGTGTCCCCGCTGTGGCGACGCGTTCCTCGGCGACTACGGCGACCGCATGCACTGCGGGCGCTGTAGCTACACCGAGTGGCAGTAACGCCGCGGTAGAACCACGAAATGCGCGTTCTCGGAATCGAAGGCACCGCCTGGGCAGCCAGCGCCGCGTATTTCGACTCCGAAACCGACGAGGTGTTCATCGAGTCCGACCCCTATCAGCCCGCAAGCGGCGGCATCCACCCCCGCGAGGCCGCCGAACACATGGCCGGGGCGATCCCCGAGGTGATCGAGCGGGCGCTCGTGGAGGCCGAGTCGGTCGACGCGGTCGCGTTCTCCCGTGGACCCGGGTTGGGTCCCTGCCTGCGGATCGTCGCCAGCGCCGCCCGCGCGCTGGCCCAGAGCCTCGACGTGCCGCTGGTGGGGGTGAACCACATGGTCGCCCATCTCGAGATCGGGCGCCACCGGTCGGGGTTCGCGAACCCGGTCTGTCTGAACGCGAGCGGTGCGAACGCCCACGTGCTTGGCTATCACGACGGCCGGTATCAGGTGCTCGGCGAGACGATGGACACCGGGGTCGGTAACGCCCTCGATAAGTTCGCCCGGCACCTCGACTGGTCGCATCCGGGCGGGCCGAAGGTCGAGGAGGCGGCTCGCGAGGGCGAGTACGTCGAACTGCCGTACGTCGTCAAGGGGATGGACTTCTCCTTTTCGGGGATCATGAGCGCCGCGAAGGCCGCCGTCGAAGCTCCTTCGACTGGCAACCGGGACTCGAAGAGTTCCGGTGACGCCGTCGACTCGGGCGAGCGCGTTGAGGACGTCTGTTTCTCGCTGCAGGAGACCGTCTTCGCGATGCTCACCGAAGTGGCCGAGCGCGCCCTCTCGCTGACCGGAAGCGACGAGCTCGTTCTGGGTGGCGGGGTCGGCCAGAACGCCCGGCTGCGCGGGATGCTCGAAACGATGTGCGAGGCCCGCGGGGCGTCCTTTTTCGCCCCCGAGCCCCGCTTCCTGCGGGACAACGCGGGCATGATCGCGGTGCTGGGCGCGAAGATGGCCGCCGCGGGCGACACCCTCGCGATCGAGGACTCGCGCGTGGACTCGAACTTCCGGCCCGACCAGGTCGACGTGACCTGGCGCGGCGAGGAGTCGGTCTCCCGGCCCGCGGGCGACGGCGAGGTGGTCGGCGCGGAGGCCGTCGTCGAGATCGGCGACGTCGTTCGAAAGCGCCGGCTCGCGAAGGAGTATCGCCACCCCGCGCTCGACGAGCGGCTGCGCCGCGAGCGCACCGCGAGCGAGGCGCGCCTGACGAGCCTCGCGCGCCGCGAGGGGGTTCCGACGCCGGTCGTCCGGGACGTCGATCCCCGGGAGGGGACCCTCACTCTCGAACGGGTAGGGCGGGCGGATCTGAGCGCGGAGCTCACCCCCGAGCGGGTCCGCGAGCTCGGGCGCCACCTCGCGACCCTCCACCGGGCGGGGTTCGTCCACGGCGACCCGACGCCGCGCAACGCCCGCCTTTCAGAGGATCGGCTCTACTGCATCGACTTCGGGCTCGGCTATCACACCGACGAGGCCGAGGACCACGCGATGGACCTCCACGTCTTCGAGCGCTCGCTCGCGGGCACCGCGGCCGACTTCGAGGCCTGCCGGGAGGCCGTCGAGGCCGGCTACCGCGAGGACGGCGAGCCGGCGGTCCTCGAGCGCCTCCGGGAGATCGAGGGGCGGGGCCGCTATCGGTAGCGGCGCGGCCTGAGGCTTTATAAGATAGGCGACCGTTTGTCGAGACATGGCTGAGAAACCGGATTCCGGAACGCTGTTCGGACTGCCGTACAACTTCGAGCGACCGAGCGTCGGCCGACTGCTGGCGGCGTACTGGCAGCCCGGCAAGGGAATGCTCGTCGAGAAGCCCTTCGGCGTCGGTTACACGCTGAACCTCGCGAGCTGGCGCTCGTGGATCGTCCTCCTGGTCGCCGCAGCCCTGCTCATGAACGAGCGAAGCGGCACCGAGGAGGTCGAGGAGGCCGACGAGGAGGAAGAACCCGTCGAAGTCGTCGTCGACGACTGAGCCCGATCGACGCCGATTTCCGTTCTCGCCGCCCCGTTTCGGTATGTTGCGCTTCGTGACGAGCAACCCCGGCAAGGCCCGCGAGGCCCGCGAGTATCTCCCCAGCGAGGTCGAACGGGTCGACTACGACTACCCCGAGATCCAATCGGAGAGCCTCGCGGAGGTCGCCGCGGCGGGCGCGCGCGACGCCTACCGCGAGCTCGGCGAGCCGGTGTTCGTCGACGACGCCGGCCTGTTCATCGACGCCTTCGACGGCTTCCCGGGGCCCTACTCCTCGTACGTCGAGGGGAAGCTCGGGATCGAGCGCGTCCAGGCGCTCGCCGAGCGCGAGGAGAGCCAGCGGGCGCGCTTCCGGGCGGTCGTCGCGTACGCCGATAGCGAGGGGATCGAAACGTTCGAGGGCGCCGTCCGGGGCCGGATCGTCCCCGCCCGCGGCTCGGGTGGCTTCGGCTACGACCCGATCTTCGAACACCGCGGGAGCACGTTCGCGGAGATGGACACCGAGGAGAAGAACGCCGTCTCCCACCGGGGGCGGGCGCTCGCGAAGTTCGGCGACTGGCTCGCCGAGCGCTGATCACTCCAGCGTCAGCGCGAACGCGGCGATCAGCGCGCCGCCCATGGCGATGGGCGGGCCGGCGTAACTCCCGATCCCGATGCCGATCAGCCCGACGATCGCGACGGCCACGAGCACGCCCAACAGCCCGACCGCCGTCGGTCCGACCAGCACCGGCGTCCGATCTCTCCGTTCTACTAGGTTTACTTTCATACTAATTCTGTTATTAAACAGGTATGATATATGTTTTGTGGCTACCTGCGGGGGTCTCGGTCGGGGCCGGGATACTCTCCCCCCTCGACGACCGGGTAGAGGCGCTCGGGGTCGAAGACCGCGAGGAAGGCGTCGGGGGTGCGAACGCTCGTCGCGACGTGCGGGCGGAGCGTCGCGCCGGTGTGAGCGCTCGCGAGCCCCTCGTCGAACGAGAGGAGCTGTGCGGCGTCCCCGCGGTGGGCGGCCGCGAGCGCGGGGTGGTCGCCCGGCTCCTGGTCGACGACGGTCGCGAGCTCCTCGGTCCGCGCGCGCCAGGCCAGCGCGACGTCCTCGTCGGCGAACTCGGCGATGACCGCCTCGGCGTCCGCGAGCAACCGTGGGGTGCAGACCAGCGTGAGCCAGGAGTGGCCCCGGAGGACGTCCATCGCCTCGCGGGCCGAGCCGCCCGAGAGGAGGTCCGCGGCGAGCACGTCCGCGTCCGCGACGACGCGGGTCGGGTCAGGCTCGCTCATCGCGGAGGGCCGCTAGGCATCGCTCGACCTGGTCCCGTTCGACGGGCTCTACTCGCTCGAACAGCTCGTGCCAGCTGATATGTGTCGTGCGATCGTCTGACATAATCTTAAGCCCCGATGGGTCGATCGACTGGGAGGGCGCGGGCTCTCCCCGTTCCACCCACACGTCACGCGCCCGCCCGCTCCTCCGCGCCGAGGAGCGCCGCCCTGACTCCCTCGACGCTCTCCTGCTCGACGATGACGGCGACCCGGTCGCCGGACTCGACCGTGGTCCGCGGCAGCGGGATCGTCATCGCCTCGCTCCCCGAGCCGTGGGCGTAGATCCGCGCCCCCTCGGGGAGCTCGATCTCGCTCACGCGCTTTCCGAGCGCCTCCGATCCCTCGCGGACGGTGATCGTGATGAGCTGGAGCCGTTCGGTGAGGTCGGCGACGAGGTTGAAATCGCCGCCCAGCAGCGCCGTCTTCGCCCCGGCCGCGCCCAGGCGCTCGGGATAGACGATCTCGTCGACGTCGCCCGCGTACTTCTGGTAGATCTCCTCGCGATAGTCGTTATCGATACGCATGACCGTCCGACAGTCGTAGTGTTTGCCGACCATGCACGCCGCGAAGTTGACGTTCAGGTCGCCGGTCAGCCCCGCGAGCGCGTCGGCGTTCCCGACGCCGGCCTCCTCGAGGACGCCCTCGTCGCCGCCGTCGCCCTCGACGACGGTAAATCCCGACTCCCGGGCGCGCTCGGCCTTGTTGTGGTCGGTGTCGACGACGGAAACCTCGTGGCCTTCCTCGTCGAGGATGCGCGCAGTCCGGATCCCGACGCGCCCGTACCCAACGATAACGAACTTCATGCCTCCCCTACGATCAGGCCCTAGAAAAACGTTAGCCCCCGGCGGAGCTCTCGTCGGGCTCGAACGGCCGGTAGTCGATCCGGTAGTCGGAGCCCTCGCGCTCGACGCCCTCGACGGCGTACAGTCGGATGTCGCGCTCCTGTTTCGTGCGCACGGGGAAGTCGTAGTGGGTCGCCTCGTAGCCCAGTTCGTCGGCGCCGACCCGCTCGACGAACGCCTCGTGGTCCGCGAGGCGCGTCCCGAGCACCTCCCGGGAGAACCGGGGCAGGTCCCCGAGTCGCTCGGGAAAGCGCTCGATCAGGTCGCCGTTGAGCTCGTAACCCACCGAGTCCCGGCCGGCGACCATCGCCGCGAGCGTCGTCGTGCCCGTCCCCCAGAAGGGGTCACAGACCGTGTCGCCGTAGACCGAGAACATGTTGATCAGCCGGTAGGGAAGCTCGAAGGGGAAGGCCCCCGAGCGCTCGCGGACCTCGCTGTCGAGGCGCTGGTCGACGCCCTGAATCTGGGTCCAGAGGTCCGAGAACCAGCGATTTCGCTCCTCCCAGAAGTACGCGCTCTCGTAGCGCGCCTCCGAGCGCGGTTCGAAGCTCCGGGGCCCGCCCTTGCGAAAGATCAGGACGTGTTCGTGTTCGAGCGTCGGGTAGGCGTTCGTGGGGACCATCCCCGAGCCCATGAACTTCGCGGCGCTGTTGGTCGGCTTGCGCCAGAGGATCCCCGGCAGCGAGACGAACCCCCGGTCGCGAAACGCCTCGGTGACCCGGACGTGGTTCGGGTAGGTCTGGAAGGTGTTCGTGACCGTCCGGGTGGCGTCGCCGACGTTGATGCAGGCGATCCCGCCCTC
The sequence above is a segment of the Halalkalicoccus tibetensis genome. Coding sequences within it:
- a CDS encoding bifunctional N(6)-L-threonylcarbamoyladenine synthase/serine/threonine protein kinase; this encodes MRVLGIEGTAWAASAAYFDSETDEVFIESDPYQPASGGIHPREAAEHMAGAIPEVIERALVEAESVDAVAFSRGPGLGPCLRIVASAARALAQSLDVPLVGVNHMVAHLEIGRHRSGFANPVCLNASGANAHVLGYHDGRYQVLGETMDTGVGNALDKFARHLDWSHPGGPKVEEAAREGEYVELPYVVKGMDFSFSGIMSAAKAAVEAPSTGNRDSKSSGDAVDSGERVEDVCFSLQETVFAMLTEVAERALSLTGSDELVLGGGVGQNARLRGMLETMCEARGASFFAPEPRFLRDNAGMIAVLGAKMAAAGDTLAIEDSRVDSNFRPDQVDVTWRGEESVSRPAGDGEVVGAEAVVEIGDVVRKRRLAKEYRHPALDERLRRERTASEARLTSLARREGVPTPVVRDVDPREGTLTLERVGRADLSAELTPERVRELGRHLATLHRAGFVHGDPTPRNARLSEDRLYCIDFGLGYHTDEAEDHAMDLHVFERSLAGTAADFEACREAVEAGYREDGEPAVLERLREIEGRGRYR
- a CDS encoding XTP/dITP diphosphatase codes for the protein MLRFVTSNPGKAREAREYLPSEVERVDYDYPEIQSESLAEVAAAGARDAYRELGEPVFVDDAGLFIDAFDGFPGPYSSYVEGKLGIERVQALAEREESQRARFRAVVAYADSEGIETFEGAVRGRIVPARGSGGFGYDPIFEHRGSTFAEMDTEEKNAVSHRGRALAKFGDWLAER
- a CDS encoding DUF5808 domain-containing protein; translation: MAEKPDSGTLFGLPYNFERPSVGRLLAAYWQPGKGMLVEKPFGVGYTLNLASWRSWIVLLVAAALLMNERSGTEEVEEADEEEEPVEVVVDD
- a CDS encoding 30S ribosomal protein S27ae, producing MARHELYGEDGSTEREQCPRCGDAFLGDYGDRMHCGRCSYTEWQ
- a CDS encoding TrkA family potassium uptake protein, producing MKFVIVGYGRVGIRTARILDEEGHEVSVVDTDHNKAERARESGFTVVEGDGGDEGVLEEAGVGNADALAGLTGDLNVNFAACMVGKHYDCRTVMRIDNDYREEIYQKYAGDVDEIVYPERLGAAGAKTALLGGDFNLVADLTERLQLITITVREGSEALGKRVSEIELPEGARIYAHGSGSEAMTIPLPRTTVESGDRVAVIVEQESVEGVRAALLGAEERAGA
- a CDS encoding site-specific DNA-methyltransferase; this translates as MRTDHALHVGDARGLELADGSVDLVVTSPPYPMIEMWDGAFERLESEVGEALEAGEDDRAFELMHGVLDEVWDELERVLREGGIACINVGDATRTVTNTFQTYPNHVRVTEAFRDRGFVSLPGILWRKPTNSAAKFMGSGMVPTNAYPTLEHEHVLIFRKGGPRSFEPRSEARYESAYFWEERNRWFSDLWTQIQGVDQRLDSEVRERSGAFPFELPYRLINMFSVYGDTVCDPFWGTGTTTLAAMVAGRDSVGYELNGDLIERFPERLGDLPRFSREVLGTRLADHEAFVERVGADELGYEATHYDFPVRTKQERDIRLYAVEGVEREGSDYRIDYRPFEPDESSAGG